One window of Alkaliphilus metalliredigens QYMF genomic DNA carries:
- a CDS encoding cyclic lactone autoinducer peptide encodes MEVFGLKFTGIAMSWLAVIVVAFAEVGSNINCIGFLYQPKFPQKKE; translated from the coding sequence GTGGAGGTGTTTGGATTGAAGTTTACTGGTATTGCAATGAGTTGGTTAGCTGTTATTGTAGTTGCATTCGCTGAAGTTGGCAGTAATATCAATTGTATTGGATTTTTGTATCAGCCGAAGTTTCCGCAAAAGAAAGAATAG
- a CDS encoding accessory gene regulator ArgB-like protein, which produces MINKLATYTVNKMNETITIDKEKIDFYIYGTELFIITLIKGIGLILIASILGLLTEALIFILAFSILRIQAGGIHANSFWKCFLLTDMITFTAIYLVYLIPSNSMLTFQAFFSFFSILLVLYYAPVESPNKPLTSHEKRIYKDRSCFIVLIGIVITLTISWISPYHSMYGLIFSLGFFCEGITLVPAFQRRLYKLKIRKWRCLD; this is translated from the coding sequence ATGATTAATAAACTTGCCACATACACCGTGAATAAAATGAATGAGACAATTACCATTGACAAGGAAAAAATAGATTTTTATATCTATGGAACTGAGTTATTTATAATTACATTAATAAAAGGTATAGGATTAATTTTAATCGCCTCGATTCTTGGATTATTGACAGAAGCTCTAATATTTATTTTAGCCTTTAGTATTTTGAGGATTCAAGCAGGAGGAATCCATGCTAATTCTTTTTGGAAATGTTTCTTGTTAACAGATATGATTACATTTACCGCTATTTATTTAGTATATTTAATACCTAGTAACTCTATGCTGACTTTTCAAGCTTTTTTTTCGTTTTTTTCTATACTGTTAGTTCTCTATTATGCTCCTGTTGAATCTCCTAACAAGCCTTTGACATCTCATGAAAAGAGGATATACAAAGATAGAAGTTGTTTTATAGTATTAATTGGAATCGTAATTACTTTAACAATAAGTTGGATAAGTCCTTATCATTCGATGTATGGATTGATTTTTTCATTAGGTTTCTTCTGCGAAGGCATTACTTTGGTGCCAGCATTTCAAAGAAGACTTTATAAACTAAAAATAAGAAAGTGGAGGTGTTTGGATTGA
- a CDS encoding GHKL domain-containing protein: MDIDVPNTLSIDDVDLSIILGNSLDNAIEACTASNSTNLAIDLKMYVNEVYLIIKILNAKPTTYTLSNESIDESFTTKKDKENHGLGLKNIQTTIAQYDGLINLKDQGDTVEIQIAIPK, from the coding sequence ATTGATATAGATGTCCCTAATACTCTTTCAATAGATGATGTTGACTTATCAATCATTCTTGGTAATTCACTTGATAATGCCATTGAAGCATGTACTGCCTCAAACTCAACAAACCTAGCAATTGATTTAAAGATGTATGTTAACGAAGTATATCTTATTATAAAAATATTAAATGCTAAGCCTACCACATATACGCTAAGCAATGAAAGTATAGATGAGTCCTTCACAACTAAGAAAGATAAAGAAAATCATGGTTTGGGTTTAAAAAATATCCAAACAACAATTGCGCAATATGATGGATTGATAAACTTAAAAGATCAAGGGGATACTGTGGAGATACAAATAGCAATACCTAAATAG